The nucleotide sequence TGAGGTGCTACGCTCGGAGCTTACAGAGATAAAACTCAACCTCGCCTCCACAAGAGAAAAGATGACCTCGATCAAAAGAGAAAACGAAAGGCTCACCCAGTTCATCCTTGATATAGAAAAGAAGAAGGAAGACATGGCTGACGAGCGCGTCGATATCGAGCAGAGCATCAGCCATAAAGAACAGGAAGTGGTTGAGAAAGAGAACGCCCTGAAAACCAAGATCGTTTCGGTCAGCGAATTGCAGAATGAGGTCTCAAAGATCAGCGATATACTTGAGGCCAAAACCGCTGAGCTTTCAATTATTGAACAGCAGCAAAAGTCTCTTGCGTCAGGGCTTGATTCAGTCCGCACCGAGCTCAATCACATCGAGATGAAAAAGATGGAGTTGTCCATGAAGCTCAACTACCTGAAAGAAGACATCAGAAAGACGTATTCACTTGAGATAGAAACAGCGGAGATCGCGGACACGGTTTCGCAGGAGGAAGAGGAAAAACTTTCACGGCTGAAAGACCAGATCCAGGAGATAGGGCCGGTGAGCCTCGGCACCCTTGATGAATATGAAGAGCTCAAATCGAGGCATGACTTTCTCACAAAACAGCGCGATGACCTTTTGGCAGCCATAGACGCCTTGCAGGACACGATACAGAAAATAAACAGGACCACGCAGACGCGTTTGCTCGAAGCCTTCAACGCCCTGAATGAAAAATTCAGGGAGGTATTTACCACACTTTTTGGAAAAGGACGCGCAGAGCTCCACCTCACCGATGAAGGAAATATCCTGGATTCGGGCATTGAGATCGTGGCCCAGCCCCCCGGCAAGAGACTGCAAAACCTCATGCTCCTTTCAGGCGGTGAAAAGGCCCTGACAGCGCTCTCCCTGCTCTTTGCGGGATTCATGATCAAACCCACCCCGCTGTGCATACTGGACGAAGTGGACGCCCCGCTTGATGAATCAAACACAGACAGGTTTATCCACCTGCTGAAAGAAATGTCAAAGGGCATCCAGTTCATCACCATCACCCACAACAGGCGCACCATGGAAGCCGCAAACTTCATCTACGGCATCACCATGGAAGAACCCGGTTCGTCAAAAGCAGTTTCCATGCAGCTTGCAGAAGCGGTGTGAGGGACGTTCGCCGCATGTTGTTTAGCACAAGGTTGATGTAACAAGCAATCTTCATACAGATCAGTTAATCAACATGAAAATAACATATGACAAAAACAAATGGTTTTACGAAAATGACCAAAGCAATGACATCAGATATGTTTTAGGAATAAACGGAAACAATCCCCTCTTATGCTTCAGAATAAATCCAAGTACAGCTAAGCCAGACAATCTTGATACACCTTAAAATCTGTTGAACGACTTTCTATTAAAAATGAGTTTGACAGTTGGATCATGCTAAATATCTATCCGCAAAGAGCCACAAACCCTAATAACATGCACAAAGAAATCGACAAAAAGATTCATAAAAGAAATCTGGAATTCATTAAATCACTCTTTTTAAAAAATCAAATAAATATTTTGGCTTCATAGGGGACTTTGATTGAAAAAAGAATTTACTTGATGGATTGTTTAATTGAAATTTATAATTTGTCAAAAAAATACGACTGCAATTGGCTGACAATAGGAAAAGAATCAAAATTTGGACATCCACATCACCCACTCTATTTATCTTCTGAGGATAGGATAAGAAATTTTAACATTGATAGTTACATTGAGAAATTAATAAAACTCGTTGGTTAACACTCATTGCAACAATAATAAATAACATTTCTAATAATCAATAATGTGGGATTCGAAGAATTATCGGCTGTGTCGTCCCTCTGCATAAAGAGTTAGCTGTTGGCACATTACACGGCATTTTAAAACAGGCAAAACTGAGCGTTGAAGAATTTATGTAAGACTTATAATATCAAAAGACTTCCTTCAAACTTTTCTACTATATTTGCAACGTAATCAGTAATCGCTCCCTAATTCATCTTCTTCTTATGACACTTCTGGCATAGCTCGAATATGGTCTCGACTTCAAACGCCCAGAGGTGGGGATAATTCGAGGCGTGGGGGTTGTGGCAGCTTGCGCAGGTGAGTTCCTTCCCTATTCTCACGGGATCAGGACGGTTATGTGTGGGGTGGCCTTCGGTAAACATGGAGCCGCCGAGGACGTGTGTCCCGGTGGCTTTTTCAGCGTGGCAGTTCACGCACAGGTTCCACGTTGGCTTTACAAGATTGAAGGGGTTCTCCGATGCGTGGGGGCTGTGGCAAATGGTGCATTTGCCGAGGGTGACAGGGCCGTGCGTATATTTCTTGCCGCTCCATTCGCTCTTCTGGTCAGTATGGCAGCTGAAGCACAATTCCGTGTCTGGTTTCTTCACTGAATATTTCGGGTCTGTTTTGGGATCGTGGCAGCTCAGACAGCTCCAGACTGCGGCAGGCCCGTGGACATATGTGTTGGAGGTTATTTTGTTATGGCATGTATAACAGGTGGATGTAACGGACAGCAGGGCCTTTTTGTCCAGGTCTTTGAATGTAGAGGGGTTGAGGGGTTTCTTATCATATTCTGTCGGAGACATTATGTGGCATTTTGAGCACTGAGACCATTCTTTCATATGAAAGGAATCTTTTTTAAAGCCCGCCGGGGGGTTGATATACGCCCCGACAATGTCCGACCTGCGGAAGACTTTTATGGTGGTATTGAATACCTGGTAATCGCCTTTGAGGGCTATGACATTTATCTTGTTGACGCCAAGCTTCAGGGGAACGGAAAAACATTTATATTCGAGATCCGAGATGATGGTCAACGGGTCTTCATTGTCATTGACATAAACCTTTATAGCATCCGCGGAACCCGCGGGCACTTTCAGCGATATCTCCGCGATGTTGTATTCAACGACCGTGCCGTCGGGAGGATATTGGAGGGTTATTTTTTCGTGGTCGGCTTCGGCATTCAGGAGGGACACAAGAACAAGGACTATGCTGTAAAGAATTGTCCTTACTGGCATTTAGATATGGCCGAGGGGAGGACCTGTTTCTTAATGATCTTCTCCATAGCTTTTTTATACATTTCTATCGCCTTGTCTTTGTCGCCTTTCTGCTCGTACGCCTTTCCGAATTCATAATATGTCATTTGCGGATACGGATTTGCAACTGCCGCCTTTTCAAGGACCTCAAGGGCCTTATCAACTTCCCCTTTCATTACAAGCGCGCCGCCAAGCCCTGTCTGCGCATCATGGGAATTGGGGTCCAGTTGAAGGGCCTTGTTAAAGGCCTCAAGCGCCTTGTCCGCTTCTTTCAGTTCGAGATCGAGAAACCCTAGGAGGATGTATGATTGCGCCATCTCCGGCTTCGCCGCTATAGACCTGTTCACCAGCTCTACCGACTGGTCAAGGAGTCCTGACTGGGTAAATTTTAACGCGAGGTTATACAGTCTTAATGCCTCAAGCATTGCCTTGTCCTGTTCCGCTTTATGAGGGGAAAGGATTTCATTCAGTTCTTTTTCATCTATTTCGCCGATGAGTTTTTTGATATACCCTTCGAGAGTATTCTTGTACGTAAGCGGATGGCTCGGTATGTCATAGACAAGAACGCCCTGCTTATCGATGATCACAGTAGTGGGATAAACCCTTATTCCGTAACTGCTGTATAACTGCCTGTCAGGGTCTATCAGTAATGGATAGTCTATCCCTTTCTCCTTAAGCACCCCTATCGCGTCATCCTTATTATCGGTATCGGAAATAACGCTTAAGACCCTCACGTCTTTTTTCTCATATTTTTTCAGTTCGTCATATGCGTCTTTTAAGGCAAGCGCTGAGCGGTCATGCGCCGTACGCCAGTATATGACCACAACCACCTCGCCCTTATAATCGCTGAGCGATACTGCCTTGCCGTCGGTTGAATTCAGGGTAAAGGCCGGAGCGGCCTCACCAAGTGAAATACTGATTGCTTCCGAAGCAGGACTGAACACCATCAATAACGCAATGAGGAACGTAAAGAATATCATCCGTTAATCTCCTTTTTCTCTCTATCATACTTCTTCTGTTTATGGCATCCCGGCATACAGCTTCCGCCGGTTTCGGTCTTCTGATAATTAAGCGGCAGGTCCCAGCCTCCGAAAGGCACGGCTTCCCTGATATGTTTCGGGAAATTGCTCGCGTGCGTCTCGTGACACGCGCGGCAGGTCCTTCCTTTTATTGCCTTGTTTACATGCACGAAGTGGAGATTTGTGTTTCCGTTCCTGAAATTGGTCAGCTTTGTTGTTTCGGGATTGAGCACGAGCGTCTTCTCATGGCAGCTGAAACACAGGTTGTAATTTTCAACCGCGAACGGTTCATAAAATGTAGCCGGGTAAAAGTTCCTCAGTATCCTGAAATTGTTTGAGCCGTGAGGGTTGTGACAGCCGGAACAGTCTTTCTGTTTTATCGGGCCGTGCTGGTCCTTGTTTTCACCAAACCATTTCTGCATATTCATGATCGGCTTGCCTGCCGCATCCTTGTATTCCTTGTCGTGACAGCTCAGGCATAAATCCATGGGTTCTTTTATCAGGTTCTTCGCGATATTTGAATTATGCGCATCGTGGCAATTCAGGCATGATTTCTCAGTTTCAAGCGCTCCGTGCTTTACAGTTACAGAAGCCAACTGGTCTTTCTTGTCTTTATGACAGTTTAAACATAAAGTTGGAGAGGAAGACTCAAGCATAAACTGCTTTGCCGCTGAATGGGGATTGTGACAACTGACGCAATTTTCAGAGACGGGTTTATGCACAAACTGGGAGTTGTGAATAGTCTCTGCCTTGTCGGTGTGACAGTTAAAACAGAGCGCGGGCCCCTCGGCTTTTAAATTTTTCGCATAATCCGCGGTATGCGGGTCATGACACGCAACGCATCCGCCTACAGCGGCAGGACCGTGCACAAAAGGCTTGCTGACAAGGGCTTCATCGTGACATTGAAAACAGAGTTCGCCGCCTTTGGCTTTTAACTGGAACTTGAAGGCCGAGCCGTGCGGGCTGTGGCATTCCGTGCATTCATTATTTTCCAGGGCGGTATGGGTGAATTTTTTGGGTTTGAATTTTTCATGACATGAAAAACACTTGTCTGATATCTTTTTTATCGCGCCGAATTTATTGTTCTTCGGATCATCTTTGTGTTTCGGCGACTCGCCGTGACATACGGCGCATTGGCTGGCAGCAACAGGACCGTGGACAAATTTATCTTTGCCCATCTGCGCGTGACATTGGGCAGTAATGCATGTTTCCTTAGGCGCAGCCGGCGCCTTTTGCTGCGCAGTTTCAGCGGCCTTTTGCTGAGCTGATATAGGCCGCTCCGATAAACCAAATGCGATAAGGACCGCAAGCGTAAAAATAAGCAGTAAAACTGTTGATTTGTTTCTCATGAATCCTCCGTTATAATACAATTTATTTTATTATTTCAAAACAACTAACTCTCAATTAGGTGATTTTATATTAAAAGAAAGGTTAATTATTAATCAATATCCCTAATTGTTTTTTGCTTTATAGTAGTTTTCCCCATAGAAAGGGCCCAGTAAATCATGTCTTGATTTCTAAGATTATCGGTAATCGTGGCGGAAGTTATTTAAACTTACCTTACTATCAGCCCTGCGTAACCAACAACATAATCATAATCGCCGCTTACTTCTCCGGAAGTCATATACTTAATAAGCTCAGCTTTTTTTGCGCCAAGTTTATTTGCAGCGAAAAGCATTGTTGTTACAGGCACGACGCCGCACATGGTGATCCCCTCTTTATTAACGGTTGAATAAAGCCCTTCAGGGTCCAGGGCGATGACCCTGTCGATTGCTTTTTTGTCCTTTGTGCGGGCCGTTGAGTCTGTGACATAATGGCTCATGTCCGAGCTTGCAACGATTGTGACTGGTCCATCCGTTTCTTTAATAACATTTGCCAGCGCCTCTCCAAGGAGCCTGCAGCTCTCAAGAGATACGCCCATCATCGTAATTGGAACAATCCTGACGGCAGATGAAAAATGAAGAATAAACGGAAGCTGCACCTCCAGTGAATGCTCCATGGAATGTGCTAATGCATCCTCCTGAATAATGCCGGACTTCGCCATTATTTTCTTTGCAAGGTTTTCATTTATCTCTAATTCGCCGGTGGGCATTTGCCATACACCGGATGACATTATGGAGGCAGGGCTTCCAAGGCCTGTATGATTCGGGCCGATGATAATAAAGGTGTTCGGGAATTTCAGTCTTGAAAAAACCGCGCCTGCGACCGCGCCTGAATACATAAGGCCCGCATGAGGTGAAACAACGCCGAGGGCGGTTTCTTTCGCGGCCTTTTCATCGACAAACCCACTGACCTGTTCGGTAAGCCCGGCAGGAGATGACGGATAAAACTGCCCTGCGACTGCGGGTTTGCGTTTCATAGGTTAAATAAATTGTCCACAAATTTCGCAGATAACACAGATTAAAATAAAAACTAAATCAATCTGTGCAAATCTGTGTGATCTGCGGCTTGATTCGTTTTTTCTCCATGTTCTCTGCGGCAAATTGTTCTTCTTATAACTTAAT is from Nitrospirota bacterium and encodes:
- a CDS encoding DUF1643 domain-containing protein; the encoded protein is MKNEFDSWIMLNIYPQRATNPNNMHKEIDKKIHKRNLEFIKSLFLKNQINILAS
- a CDS encoding redoxin domain-containing protein, which gives rise to MIFFTFLIALLMVFSPASEAISISLGEAAPAFTLNSTDGKAVSLSDYKGEVVVVIYWRTAHDRSALALKDAYDELKKYEKKDVRVLSVISDTDNKDDAIGVLKEKGIDYPLLIDPDRQLYSSYGIRVYPTTVIIDKQGVLVYDIPSHPLTYKNTLEGYIKKLIGEIDEKELNEILSPHKAEQDKAMLEALRLYNLALKFTQSGLLDQSVELVNRSIAAKPEMAQSYILLGFLDLELKEADKALEAFNKALQLDPNSHDAQTGLGGALVMKGEVDKALEVLEKAAVANPYPQMTYYEFGKAYEQKGDKDKAIEMYKKAMEKIIKKQVLPSAISKCQ
- a CDS encoding cytochrome C codes for the protein MRNKSTVLLLIFTLAVLIAFGLSERPISAQQKAAETAQQKAPAAPKETCITAQCHAQMGKDKFVHGPVAASQCAVCHGESPKHKDDPKNNKFGAIKKISDKCFSCHEKFKPKKFTHTALENNECTECHSPHGSAFKFQLKAKGGELCFQCHDEALVSKPFVHGPAAVGGCVACHDPHTADYAKNLKAEGPALCFNCHTDKAETIHNSQFVHKPVSENCVSCHNPHSAAKQFMLESSSPTLCLNCHKDKKDQLASVTVKHGALETEKSCLNCHDAHNSNIAKNLIKEPMDLCLSCHDKEYKDAAGKPIMNMQKWFGENKDQHGPIKQKDCSGCHNPHGSNNFRILRNFYPATFYEPFAVENYNLCFSCHEKTLVLNPETTKLTNFRNGNTNLHFVHVNKAIKGRTCRACHETHASNFPKHIREAVPFGGWDLPLNYQKTETGGSCMPGCHKQKKYDREKKEING
- the amrB gene encoding AmmeMemoRadiSam system protein B, with product MKRKPAVAGQFYPSSPAGLTEQVSGFVDEKAAKETALGVVSPHAGLMYSGAVAGAVFSRLKFPNTFIIIGPNHTGLGSPASIMSSGVWQMPTGELEINENLAKKIMAKSGIIQEDALAHSMEHSLEVQLPFILHFSSAVRIVPITMMGVSLESCRLLGEALANVIKETDGPVTIVASSDMSHYVTDSTARTKDKKAIDRVIALDPEGLYSTVNKEGITMCGVVPVTTMLFAANKLGAKKAELIKYMTSGEVSGDYDYVVGYAGLIVR